Below is a window of Candidatus Nitrosotenuis uzonensis DNA.
GAGGGTCAGATTTGGAATCGCCTCTAAAATCATCATCTGTTTGTGACCTTCCTTCCTCAACCTCTTGATTCTTAGTATGAATGCCCAGACCAGATGAATTATTCCAAGGAATATTGAGACCTTTAGAATGGTGATGACTTGCTCGAAAGTAAGCTCTGCAACGCTTATGACTCCGACAAGCCAGGATACTGGCTCAAGTGGACCGTGCAAGATATCCTCAAACGGCTGCAAATGATCTATATGGAATCCAAACATCTCGCCTGCTCCTACTCCAGCAACTGCGGCGGATGCTCCTGATATCGCAATTAGCATTCCCCATTTTGACATGGTTCCCTGTCCCTTTACTTTGAAGAGCAGTCCCAATCCCATAAGAAGAAGGCCGTGTCCCAGATCAGCAAACATCACTCCATAAAATATAGGCCACATGAGCGAGATCATGGGCGTCGGGTCCGCCTCCCCACGCCTAGGAATCCCTTGGCTTTGCGTGATTACCTCAAAAGTCCTAACCCAACGCTTGTTCTCAAACAGCGTGGGTCTGTTCTGTATTAGTTTTGGATCAGTAAGATCTTCTACAACTGACATCCATTGCTTTGTAACCTCTCTGAATTTTGATTCCATGTTCTTTGGGATGTATCCTTGAATTACAGCAAATCTTTTCGTTCCACCCGGCTTGCGCAACGTTTCTAGCACCTCTTTTGCCATGTATGCACTCTCATGCAAAGACAGAATATCGCGTCGCAGTGATTTCTTGAGTCCAGCTATTTGCTCGTCTGTTTTTTTCTGTTTTTGTGTAAGCTCTGCAAGCTTTGACTCTATGAGAGAGTATGCTTGCGAAGGGATTTGCGGCAGTCCGGCTGGTATGACAAACGGGTTTGCATTAAACCCACGGAATACCTTCAATACCCTGTCAGAATCATCAGCACTGCTAATAATAATGAGCGCCGTCTTGTCCTTTGATTCTAAATCATACTTGTAAATCGTCACCCCTTCAAGGGAACGGGACACTTCGGCAAACTCTGAGGAGTTTATGACAAACAGATTGGTGTAAAAATACCTCATCAGCCCAAAACCGCCAAGGTCCACATTCAGTTTTTTCACTACGTCAAGAGTCTCTTTTATGGTAGAATACTCTTCGATTGCACGCTGGGTGGTAGATGCTTCGTCTAGAAGCTGCGCTGCATTGTTAATTACTCCTGGAGACTTGGTTTCAAGATCGGAAATCATCGTTTCAAGCTCCTCAATTTCATATTGCTTCTTTTTGATGACTGTTCCCTTGAATAAAATCTCCATAATTCCTACCTGCAGCGGGATCTGTAGTCCCTTTACCACGTCGTCAACTGACTGGTAGATCTTTTGGGCTCTAAGTAGCAAGTCATCGATTTCAGGCGTTACGATGTCGTTTTCAGTCTCTATCTTATGAAACCACTCGAATTCGGCTAGGCGAGAAACAGCTTGGGGCGTCTCCGATCTAGGTAGAATTATACTTCCTAACTTTAGATCCGCAACAACCAAGTCAACTTAACGCTTTTCTGGCGATTTTAAAATCTTTTCCAAACATTAAAATCCATTTGAAATAGGAGCCAAAACAATGGGTGTAGACTCTGCATTAGAGAAGACAATTGAAAAAATTCTCCATACTACAGAAGAGCAGATCCTTTCCAGCCTCAAAGAAGCCCTAAAATCATCAAAAGATACGCTTGCCAGCTCTAGAACCTCACTAGAAGCAGAATATGAGAAGATACTGGCAGAGGGCAAAAAGGAGGCAGAAAAACTTGAAAAACAGATCGTGGGTAATGCCGATCTTGATTCTAGAAACAAGCAACTTTTACTAATTGAGGAATCCATCGGAAAGGTGTTCGAGAAGGCAA
It encodes the following:
- a CDS encoding V-type ATP synthase subunit I, with amino-acid sequence MVVADLKLGSIILPRSETPQAVSRLAEFEWFHKIETENDIVTPEIDDLLLRAQKIYQSVDDVVKGLQIPLQVGIMEILFKGTVIKKKQYEIEELETMISDLETKSPGVINNAAQLLDEASTTQRAIEEYSTIKETLDVVKKLNVDLGGFGLMRYFYTNLFVINSSEFAEVSRSLEGVTIYKYDLESKDKTALIIISSADDSDRVLKVFRGFNANPFVIPAGLPQIPSQAYSLIESKLAELTQKQKKTDEQIAGLKKSLRRDILSLHESAYMAKEVLETLRKPGGTKRFAVIQGYIPKNMESKFREVTKQWMSVVEDLTDPKLIQNRPTLFENKRWVRTFEVITQSQGIPRRGEADPTPMISLMWPIFYGVMFADLGHGLLLMGLGLLFKVKGQGTMSKWGMLIAISGASAAVAGVGAGEMFGFHIDHLQPFEDILHGPLEPVSWLVGVISVAELTFEQVITILKVSIFLGIIHLVWAFILRIKRLRKEGHKQMMILEAIPNLTLYGGIVVIMMCAIGSSYDVMNMYSRVHNEPVPWVTVFLGDWATVWIVTRIAVVIVLGSMAVMMVGGILHAKHHPEDGGSAANVVMEVLLGKTVECLAHTISYARLGIMLLVHAALLMTVNNSFASLGGWSSPGGIAMIVGGNLGIMMIEGLIVYIQSLRLHLYEFFTKWYDGGAQPFRQVVPEMLYNQLIWKKK